A part of Magnetospirillum sp. ME-1 genomic DNA contains:
- the rpsO gene encoding 30S ribosomal protein S15, with amino-acid sequence MSITAERTQELVKEYATKEGDTGSAEVQVAILSERIRNLTEHLKSHKKDFHSRRGLLIMVGQRRRMLDYLKAKDNKRYESLIGRLGLRK; translated from the coding sequence ATGTCGATCACTGCCGAGCGTACCCAGGAACTCGTCAAGGAATACGCGACCAAGGAAGGTGACACCGGTTCCGCCGAGGTCCAGGTCGCCATTCTGTCGGAGCGCATCCGCAACCTGACCGAGCACCTGAAGTCGCACAAGAAGGATTTCCACTCGCGCCGCGGCCTGCTGATCATGGTCGGCCAGCGCCGCCGCATGCTCGACTACCTGAAGGCCAAGGACAACAAGCGCTACGAGAGCCTCATTGGCCGCCTCGGTCTGCGCAAGTAA
- the pnp gene encoding polyribonucleotide nucleotidyltransferase, which yields MSMFNVHRKELTWGGRKLVLETGKVARQADGAVMATYGETTVLCTVVGAKSQKPGIDFFPLTVNYQEKAFAAGKIPGGFFKREGRPSEKETLVSRLIDRPIRPLFADGFRNEVQVVCTVLSHDLENDPDIVAMVGTSAALTISGLPFMGPVGAARVGYVDGKYVLNPLVGDLPKSDLDLVVAGTTEGVLMVESEAKQLSEEVMLGAVMFGHKEFQAVIQAIIELAEECAKDPWDLPEPPAEVAVVTGKFNDAGIPAEMAEAYKIIKKQDRYAAVGEVKKKALALLSEPAELAVAGGILKHMEADVVRGNILKTGVRIDGRDTKTVRKIEVEVGVLPRAHGSALFTRGETQALVVATLGTGQDEQIIDQLAGEYREHFMLHYNFPPYSVGEAGRMGSPGRREIGHGKLAWRAMRPCLPVKESFPYTMRVVSEITESNGSSSMATVCGSSLAMMDAGVPLPKPVAGIAMGLIKEGKDFAVLSDILGDEDHLGDMDFKVAGTVDGVTALQMDIKITSITEEIMKIALGQAKDGRIHILGEMNKGLDHARDSVSGNAPRITTISIPKEKIREVIGTGGKVIREICEQTGAKIDIDDDGTIKVASVDSDAGQRAIDWIRGIVAEPELGVIYNGKVVKVVDFGAFVNFLGSRDGLVHISELARERVAKTADVVKQGDVVKVKVLGFDDRGKVKLSMKQVDQTTGEDISAQLEAERAAAKKERHHED from the coding sequence ATGTCCATGTTCAATGTCCACCGCAAGGAACTCACCTGGGGCGGCCGCAAGCTGGTTCTGGAGACCGGCAAGGTCGCCCGCCAGGCCGACGGCGCCGTGATGGCCACCTACGGCGAAACCACCGTGCTCTGCACCGTGGTGGGCGCCAAGAGCCAGAAGCCCGGCATCGACTTCTTCCCCCTGACGGTGAACTACCAGGAGAAGGCTTTCGCCGCGGGCAAGATCCCCGGCGGCTTCTTCAAGCGCGAGGGCCGGCCCAGCGAGAAGGAGACCCTGGTCTCCCGCCTGATCGACCGCCCCATCCGCCCGCTGTTCGCCGACGGCTTCCGCAACGAGGTGCAGGTGGTCTGCACCGTGCTGAGCCATGACCTCGAGAACGATCCCGACATCGTCGCCATGGTCGGCACCTCCGCCGCGCTGACCATTTCGGGCCTGCCCTTCATGGGCCCGGTCGGCGCCGCCCGCGTCGGCTATGTGGACGGCAAGTACGTGCTGAACCCGCTGGTGGGCGACCTGCCCAAGAGCGACCTCGACCTGGTGGTCGCCGGCACCACCGAAGGCGTGCTGATGGTCGAATCCGAAGCCAAGCAGCTGTCGGAAGAGGTCATGCTGGGCGCCGTGATGTTCGGCCACAAGGAATTCCAGGCGGTGATCCAGGCGATCATCGAGCTGGCCGAGGAATGCGCCAAGGACCCGTGGGACCTGCCCGAGCCCCCCGCCGAGGTGGCGGTGGTCACCGGTAAGTTCAACGACGCGGGCATCCCCGCCGAGATGGCCGAAGCCTACAAGATCATCAAGAAGCAGGACCGCTACGCCGCCGTGGGCGAGGTCAAGAAGAAGGCCCTGGCCCTCTTGTCCGAGCCGGCCGAACTGGCCGTGGCCGGCGGCATCCTGAAGCACATGGAAGCCGACGTGGTGCGCGGCAACATCCTGAAGACCGGCGTGCGCATCGACGGCCGCGACACCAAGACCGTCCGCAAGATCGAGGTCGAGGTCGGCGTCCTGCCCCGCGCCCACGGTTCCGCCCTGTTCACCCGCGGCGAGACCCAGGCCCTGGTGGTCGCCACGCTGGGCACCGGCCAGGACGAGCAGATCATCGACCAACTGGCGGGCGAGTACCGCGAGCACTTCATGCTGCACTACAACTTCCCCCCCTACTCGGTGGGTGAAGCCGGCCGCATGGGCAGCCCGGGCCGTCGCGAGATCGGCCACGGCAAGCTGGCCTGGCGCGCCATGCGTCCCTGCCTGCCGGTGAAGGAGAGCTTCCCCTACACCATGCGCGTGGTCTCGGAGATCACCGAGTCCAACGGCTCCTCGTCCATGGCGACCGTCTGCGGCTCGTCGCTGGCCATGATGGACGCCGGCGTGCCTCTCCCTAAGCCGGTGGCAGGCATCGCCATGGGCCTGATCAAGGAAGGCAAGGACTTCGCCGTGCTGTCCGACATCCTGGGTGACGAGGATCACCTGGGCGACATGGACTTCAAGGTGGCCGGCACCGTCGACGGCGTCACCGCGCTGCAGATGGACATCAAGATCACCTCCATCACCGAGGAGATCATGAAGATCGCGCTCGGCCAGGCCAAGGACGGCCGCATCCACATCCTGGGCGAGATGAACAAGGGCCTGGATCACGCCCGTGATTCGGTGTCGGGCAACGCTCCGCGCATCACCACCATCTCCATTCCCAAGGAGAAGATCCGCGAAGTCATCGGCACCGGCGGCAAGGTCATCCGCGAGATCTGCGAGCAGACCGGCGCCAAGATCGACATCGACGACGACGGCACCATCAAGGTGGCCTCGGTGGATTCCGACGCCGGCCAGCGCGCCATCGACTGGATCCGCGGCATCGTCGCCGAGCCGGAGCTGGGCGTGATCTACAACGGCAAGGTCGTGAAGGTGGTCGATTTCGGCGCCTTCGTGAACTTCCTGGGGTCGCGCGACGGTCTGGTCCACATCTCGGAACTGGCCCGCGAGCGCGTCGCCAAGACCGCCGACGTGGTCAAGCAGGGCGACGTGGTCAAGGTCAAGGTCCTGGGCTTCGACGACCGCGGCAAGGTGAAGCTGTCCATGAAGCAGGTGGACCAGACCACCGGCGAGGACATCTCCGCCCAGCTGGAAGCCGAGCGCGCCGCCGCCAAGAAGGAGCGTCACCACGAGGATTGA
- a CDS encoding GIY-YIG nuclease family protein, with protein MTPLQRHFYVYMLSSVSGVLYVGVTNDLARRLHEDRSGIADGFTKRYHCHRLVWFEMTGDVNAAIAREKQIKGWRRSKKEELIREMNPSWADLAQDF; from the coding sequence ATGACACCGTTGCAGCGGCACTTCTACGTCTACATGCTCTCGAGCGTATCCGGCGTGCTGTATGTCGGCGTCACCAATGACCTGGCTCGCAGGCTGCACGAGGATCGCAGCGGTATCGCGGATGGGTTCACCAAGCGCTATCATTGCCATCGGCTGGTCTGGTTCGAGATGACCGGCGATGTGAACGCCGCCATAGCCCGGGAAAAGCAGATCAAAGGCTGGCGACGTTCCAAAAAGGAAGAGCTGATCCGTGAGATGAATCCCTCCTGGGCGGATTTGGCCCAGGACTTCTGA